TCCAATATGATTCACCTTTGGGTCTTAATTGGAGCTGCCATCTCTAACAGCCAGCTCCTCGGGCCACAgaacccaaaacaaaacaatagCTCCGTCACAAGTGGCGGACCGGCCATTGAATAGAACGCATTGCATTTCAGCTTCAACAGCAGAACATtatttttagggataatttcagaaacctcccctgaggtttctgacatttacacttacctcccctgtggtttgaacaattacactgacctcccctgaggttactaatcctttacaaattcagtccaaatgattaaaatattattttagagagtgaaattagaattttgtacctgatttgtcctttgtaccacatgtccaatgaatggcaaagtattacaaattaattaacaattaataaactttaacgagcgtagtttataggcaaatacgtattgcctatttaaagtaccagttctttacatgtattttattttcaaacatttactttatcacaaatatttattctcaaatacagatttgtatttactctcaaatatttaatttttgttaaatacaaaacctaccagtttttcttccgtagaaatataaatataatattttttcaattttagttacaaatatttatatatttaacataaattaaatgattcagaataaaatactcataaagaactaatactttactcatgtaatggatgaaagccataaaaaattaacattttataggccatttcttttttttttaattttaatttatattaaatagataacctatcgattttctttttgcaagaatattattgtaacaccttttaatttttaattacaaatatttatatatttattagggataatttcagaaacctcccctgaggtttttgacatttacacttacctcccctgtggtttgaaaaattacactgacctcccctgaggttactaatcctttacaaattcagtccaaatgattaaaatattattttagagagtgaaattagaattttgtacctgatttgtcctttgtaccacatgtccaatgaatggcaaagtattacaaattaattaacaattaataaactttaacgagcgtagtttataggcaaatacgtattgtctatttaaagtaccagctCTTTACATGTATTTTACATTCAAACATTTACTTTAtcacaaatatttattctcaaatacagatttgtatttactctcaaatatttaatttttgttaaatacaaaacctaccaatttttcttccgtagaaatataaatataatattttttcaattttagttacaaatatttatgtatttaacataaattaaatgattcagaataaaatactcataaagaactaatactttactcatgtaatggatgaaagccataaaaaattaacattttataggccatttctttttttttttttaattttaatttatattaaatagataacctatcgattttctttttgcaagaatattattgtaacaccttttaatttttaattacaaatatttatatatttattataaattaaatatttaaaaataaaatacctGTAAAGAGACGGTACTTTAAATAAGTTatgcgtatttgcctataaactacactCCTTACTTAAATCAATAAACTACACTCCTTAACTTAAATCAATAAACTATACTCCTTACTTTAAATagtgtagtttataggcaaatacgcatatcctatttaaagtatcggctctttacagatattttattttcaaatatttaatttatgataaatatattaacatttgtaattaaaaattaaaaagtgttacagtaatattcttgcaaaaaaaatcagtaggttatctatttaatataaattaaatattttttaaaaataaatggcctcataaaatattaattttttatggctttgatccattacatgagtaaagtattggctctttatggatattttatcctgaatcatttaatttatgttaaatacataaatatttataactaaaattgaaaaagtgttatattaatatttctacggaagaaaaactggtaggttttgtgtttaacaaaaattaaatatttgagagtaaatacaaatctgtatttgagaataaatatttgtaataaagtaaatatttgaaagtaaaatacccgtaaAGAGTTGATACTTTAAATATGTAatacgtatttgcctataaactacgcttcttaaagtttattaattgttaattaatttgtaacactttatcattcattggacatgtaacACAAAGcacaaatcaggtacaaaattctaatttcactctctaaaataatattttaattatttggactgaatttgtaaaggattagtaacctcaggggagatcAGTGTAATTGTttaaaccacaggggaggtaagtgtaaatgtcagaaacctcaggggaggtttctgaaattatcccttatttttAAGTCACAAGCTAATTTTAAGCATGTCAGCTATCAGAAAAATCTGATAACAACATAAGAAAGGATGCGAGGAACCCAACGAAACACCGCCCCACAATGTAGACCTCAAATGTATCACGCTACGCCTCTGACATTTGCCCCGAGTAACGATATTCCTGCCAGACGAGCTCTTCTTGCACAATTTTTCCGCCAGGTTCCTCAATTAGTAAATGACTCTTTCATCTAGCAGCCATTGCCAGGCATTGatgttaataaaattatatcGCCCTTATACAACTAAAACTCTTCTTCAACAAATTATCAAGACTTCAACTGCACTTTTAAGGACGACTACCATATAAAACAGGTAGACATACACAGAACGTCCCTCCAATACATCCGAGGGGATTGGGACACCAAGTGGTTTTTATCGCAGCCAAAGCAACCGTCAATCAACAAGCAAGAGTTGAACATCTAAAAGTATGGCATTCAGCCAGATCACATCTCCAATAAGAGCAAAAGTAAGTGACAGTTTAGGCTTCATATTTTTCAAGCAACAAACAGCCAGTAATATGGTAAATGCAAAACCAAATTTCCAAACCATGTGTAAATCTAAAAAAGACTAAATAACGGGATATCTAAACATAAATTCATTAATCTACTACTTAAACAGTACAGTGAAGCAAGATATTCATGTACACAGGATGGGGTAGCTAAACTATAAGATCATTACACTTAACTATCAAAATCCCCTGAAAGGATAAAAAGCATTAACATCATATATCATCTACCCAGGAGAATGGAGGAGTCTGCACTTTCAAAACCCTTAAGATGAAAACCAAAAGGGACGACAAAATTTGCTCATGCATCTGACCAGGCCAGCCAGCTTGCAGTCCCACTTCAGCTCTCTTCCTGACTACAACTTTGCTAACTTCTTTTCATCGCCTCCTCCCACTTACTTTAATGTCTCAGTTTTATTCTACATCTCAACCAACCATTATGTAGTGTTCTTGAtctatccttttctttttctttttctttttttttaattctatttCATCTACTCTAAATTTCATATTCTTCTCtctgtttttccctttttttcctcctttttctcgtctttttctcctttttaatACTTGTAAATACTACAGTAAGAAGCTGGAGAAAACCTTGTAACTTTATTCCAAGAAATTCATAATTGGCCTAAAAATAAGCCGAAGCTGAATTCCATTTTCCCCTTTGGAATGTAAAATTTAAAACCAAAGGGTAGCAATCTCTTGATTTCACCTCCGGTGGAAGAAAAGGAAATCAGGATGATTGACTTGACGCATTGACACCCAATTTTCGGCATCCTGTAGGAGGTTGTTCAACAATTGGCGTTCAGATCCCCCATTGCGGATCCATAATGATGCTTTAAACTTGTAGTGAGCAAGACCAAAAACAGGCAACGAAATCTTGGGAACGCCGTCCATTTCGCCAGGATACGTAAGGGTTGGAGCAGGCACACTTTGAAACCCTGCAGGGAGTCCACAGGAGATCTAAAGGtcataaactaaaaaaaacaaCACAACAAAAATCAGAGACAGTTTAGCTTCTTGGTTGACTATAGTCCAAAAATAGTGTCACTTAAAACACGTACAATATTCTATGGTCCATCCCATGGATTGTATACTAATATTCAAGCACAACTAGTCAAAATTTAAGTTTCAAATTTTCACATGTACAGATAACAAAGCAAAACTATAAAAGTTCAGCTACCTGTCATAGATGTATGAAGAGAATGGAATGTCAGAAAGCAAGCATCCAAATCTCGAAGAGTTGGCCCCATGGGTATCCTGTATATTGGATACCTAAAACAGTATGCAAACTTTACAAGTCAGAACTTCATGCATCACTCCACAAGTTGATGTGCCAAGAACAGAACACAAAACTACCACAACCATACCAGGCCACAGAAATCCAACTAGAAGAGAGTAGATCACAGCTTCTTAACGTCTTCAATTCAGGGAAGCGAAGAGCAAGCTGTGATATCTACATCATCATAAAACATGGACCCAAATAAGAGGAGCCAATATACCATCAAATAAGCCACTTTTTTAGGGGAGGAGAAGACAGACCTTGTCTGCTAAAGGCTCCCGACCATACGGCTGGTCACGCTCAAAATACTCAAACAACAAGGATCCTTGAGAACTCCCAGACTCACTTTCATCACTGGAAAAGCCTTCTTGAAAGGACAGTTGATTGTCTCTCAAAGACAACTGATCAATTCTAGGAGGGCCATTGATTGCCTGGCCACTGTAGTTCCTTTGCTGCTTTGAATAATTAATGCAACCACTCTCATGTTCATAGTCACTACTTCCATCACTACATGAATCCCTAAAATAGTCACCATCACTGTCTTCACCAAGTTGCCTATTGCACAAGCAAACAACAGATGGGCATTAAAAACTGTTACATTAGCAAGAAAAAGACACAGTCAAAAGAATACAGAAAGATAATCCTTCAATAATCATCATATCCCAATTATATTGGTTTTATTTTGTAGTGAATTCAAAAGGGCACAGGAGCATATGCTTACTTCTTAGTAAACTATGACATTCTAAATAACACAATTTGTAATTGTACTCCGCCTTAAATCAAAAGAAACCAATCCATGGATCATAAGAGAAGGTCTAACCTTCAAAAATCTGAACTAGCCAGACTTGTGCCAAATTTAAAAGTCATTCTTATAGCAACTATAGTTATACTATCAAAAGCATTATGTCACTTAACATCCTAGAGGTCAACAATATCTTGAGGCACAAAAGAGAGAGAAGTGAGGTTTATCTGAGATGCAAGAGGCCAGCCCTGCAGGTATACATAGAGCAAGACAAAGCAACATGGACTGCCATTGTCTCAAAACAAAAGCGTTAAGCTGAAGCTCAAATATCAGATAAAATATATTAATGTACATACGTCCAGTCCCCAAAATAAAGCTCCTTGACACACTGTAGAAATGAATTATCATGCAATAACTCCGTCATAAACCATTTTTCAGCTTGTTTCTCTATCAATCCCAAGACTGGCTTAGAACCGacaatcaaaatcaatcagaaaAAAGTTTCCACATCACAACTGTCGAATGAACAGAAATTACTCATAACTAAAGCAATCTTTTGTCTTTGGGTTAAATACCTTGATTTGGCCAAAGATCTAGACGAGTCGCCATATAATTGAATGCCAGATAGATAGGGAACATAGTACTGCACCACACCATCACTGTCATTTAATATCAACGGTACTCCAGCACCATATGCACTCCATTCCCTGAAAGAGTCCCATAAATCACCAAGCACAAAGTAAGGCTGGAACTCCACGTCACACGTCCTCCATCCCCTCATTGTCGTCTGCAATTACCACAACTCCAATTAAAAACCCATAACGAGGTAGAACACCATGACCAGAATCAGGCTAGATACAAGAGTTCAACAATACACATAAACATCAAATAAGAATCCATTTGAACAATAATGAcgcaaaaaatatattatattatattttaaaaaaattggaaGAATTGACAGGTAATTGGAAATGTAAGCTTATTTTACTATCCATGAAAAATGATGGCTACAAGTTTTCCGTTTGATTGGTAAAGTATTAGGTATTTATAAATGCACTTTGGTATACTTCTATTTCAACTCAAACATCTAATTTGAAATCATAAATCTTTATTTCAAACACAAAACcatatatgttcttaattttggccaattaaaAGCCATTCAATTAGAAATCAAATATAATAAAGTATAAACCCATCTAAACCATCGACTCATTGATTTAACTAATACCATTCctggaaaaccaaaaaaaaatcagaaattatAGCACACAATAGTTAAAACGACACTCAAGAATCCAAATAGACTGTTAGTCAAATAGCCTTAAATTAACTTGGAATTATGAAGATGCAAAACCTTAGAGAGATACTGAGCGGCAACAGAAGGAGTGATGGACAGCAAAAACCGTTCCAAATTACACGAAGGCCTCAATGCCACCTTTTTGGACAACTCCGCGGCTACTGATTTCTCCTCTCCGGTAGCTCCGGCGGGACTCTCAGCCTCCGGCAACTGTGGAGAATGGCTAACCGTAACATCACTCTGAGCTCTCCTCAAATTATCTTGATTCTGACTCTGATTCCGACTCCGGTGAGCCCTCGCCGCACTATAAAACCGATCTTCTCCATGTCTACTCCTATTAAATTGCAATCCAGCCCCCAACATCCTTTACAATACAAAACCCtaacaaaaaactaaaatttcGCGCTTCACCCCCTCCTTTAAACCCTATCAGTATCTTTACACCTTAATCTACCTCGGAAAAACTATGATTATCTCTAGATGATAACACTTAAGGCTTTATCTatcaaaatatcaaatttaaggaAATAAATCCAAGAAAGGCCAGAAATTGATAACTTTAGGAACGATTTTGGAGGTCGAATGAATAAAACCCTAGCAATGCTGAAATAGATCAAAATCGCAGGGTCGGGGAATCCCCTTGGATATATACGtagttgtgtgtatatatgcgGTGTGTGTCTGTGCGTGGGGGAATATGTAGATGGTGAAGAGGTGAAGAGGTGAAGAGACACAAGGTCGAAAAAGGTTGTTGGGAAGAAGATGGAGAAATTGGGAATTGaatgaagagagagaaaagaaggaaggaTGGAGGAGCAACGCAAAGGTGTTCTGAAATGGAAAAATGGATGGGTAGGGAGAACTGGGCAGCAGTGGGGAAGAAGAAaacaagtaatttttttttctttttctatttttttttcttttttgagagtTGCGTGATAATTTCGATAATAATGAATAAAGCATCTTTTCTTTTTActatttctttccctttctttcacTCCAAAAGTTGCCTAAAAGTTCGAAATGTTTCGTAGAAGGATAAAGCTTCAAAATAATGTTTACATTTTTAGCAGTTTATAGAAAAAATGGATTGTAACGGCTTGATGTATGTGATATAGAAAGGTAATTGAGAGATattttcataaaaaatattaaaatttttttatggaaaaatgcaatccaagcaAAGTAACAAATATCTTGTACATTAtgcaaaaaattttttggaattttagtGTTTGTCATCCTTTTTTCTGCATTAGTACGAGTAAAAGTTCATGTCTTTTACGTTAATCATACCTTCTCTTTTATAAGATAGAATGATCTTTAGGCCATGATAATTTGTTATTTCTTTAGTTGAATGCTTTTCAGGTTGGTAATAATTGGTTTTTGGTTAGGGATTTGGAAAACTTTGAATATATTAGATTCTAAAGTAGACATTTTCACAGTTATTGTTACTTAATCTCATTGATTGTAAAGGATGGTGCTCTTTCATCTTCATTTAAATCTAGCATATTTTAAAGAATTAGCCATCTTGTAGTTTGATGAAAATATTAGTAGGCATTAATTGTCTCATCATGACatgggtaatttttttttttttttttcaggtttgGAAGGGCATCCCGAAATCACCCAGACTAATTCATAGAGTTTCTACCCCAGACAACCAGTCTTAGCCGAGCTACCCATGAGGGGCTAAAATATTATACACAAGTGATAGAAAGGTGGCTCAAACACACGATCTCGGGACCTAACTAGACTACTCCGAAACCATCCGAACCAACCCCAAGAAGCGACAAGGGTAACTTAATTAATATTAGGATTTTTTTCCTAACTATATGGGGCGTATTTATTAGTATATTTAAATTATGCTTGAGTAATCATTTGAATGCATTCACAGTTATTTCACCCCTTTTATTTAACCTCTTTTCCAAATTAAATTtacttttacaaaaaaattaatatctGATACCTCTCTTAATGTACTATTGAAAATATACATCTCTTAATATCTCTTACCTCTCTTATTTGTAAATTtacttttacaaaaaaaaattcatttcatttctcgTTTGTAtagctatattttttttaattttaaaaaatgtactGTAACGATTTAATATATACGAGGTTATTATAGAATTTTCCTGTAACACAAATGCGTACACAGTGTCCAATAGCTTACAAAGTGAAACAAGCAAAACTTATAAATATCTAATCGTGGCATGTGATAGTATTTAGATATTTACTAGAAGTGCTAAATGAAAGCATAGAATAAGATTTTTATATGTCATCGATTGCTTGTAATATTTTCATAATGTTTGATAATTCTTCTTTGCACGAATGCAAAACTAAAGAAAGGATAATTGATAAAACTTCATCTCATTTAAAGCAAACGATTAAGTGTAAGGTCATGATAACTAAAAGAGATAATCTAGAAATgttattttgcaaaagaaattaACTATTTATTTTGCCAATTGTGCAGGATTTTCAACACATTACAAAGTGAACTATTTGATGTATATAATGATGCAAAATGTCACACGTAAATCCAAATCTAGTCATTCAAAGTGGCATCATAACTCTGAAAGTAATAGTGTTTGCATATGACCAAAACCTAGACCTGTAAACGAACCGAATCGAACCGAGTATCTCATGTTTGAACTCTGTTCGTTAAGCGATTCGAACAACGTTCGTGTTCGTTCGTTaattttcgaactccaaacatGTGTTCGTGTTCGGCTCGTTAAGCAAAATTCgtgttcgagttcgagttcgtgTTCGGCTCGTTTAACATAAACGAGCCGTTCGCGAACATGCTCGAAATGCtcgaatccaaattattttaagTTTTAAATATGCCATGCAAATCAttaatcattttcaaaaacaattaaagcaactaagtgactaaattctattattcattaactataaaactaacattaacataaaaataacaaataaaacaaagcaatttgccctccaaatataaaagtccagccataaaattaaccctaaaatttgtcaaatgataaTTATGTCCATGTTCGTGAACGTTCGTTAAAACTCGCGAACATGCTCGTGTTCGCTCGATTATTAATCGAACAAAAAAATTCGTTCGAACTCGGTTCGTTTAACATTTCGAACGAGTTTTTCACGAACACGAACGAGTTGAAACGAACCGAGCTACCAAACAGCTCGgttcgtttaacagctctaCCAAAACCTATGTCCTCACCAGAGTTTACAACTTTGCTTTTCCTTTATTCTTCTCACAAATACGCTAATAAAAGAAGTTCAATAGACTGAAGTTGTTTAATTACACAAAAGTTAGAACATGGTGTCatcgttttcctttttttaaataGTACCAACTAGCAATAGTCAAATCGACAAGTAAGTGGTTGAAAAGAAACAATACACAACAAAACGCGGTTAAATCATCATATTTTTTCGTTTATAATACTACTTATCGTCAAATTGACAATTGAGTGTTTGAAAAGAAAACAATGCTACACAAACCGTTCTTTTCAAAGAAAAACTATGAAGTTTTGCTTATTGGAATAAGAAATTTTGCTTATTTTGCCTCTTTAGTCAAGAAGCCACCATCATTTgtcaaagaaaaacaaatgaaagatgCCACCAATTTTGCCTAAACAAGTGAAGAAGCCAATTATGTCTACTCCAAACAAAAACATGTACTATCAGTTCAACAAAAACATGTAATATCAGTTGTGACTATTTTGTTTACttctaattatttatttttggagatTGATGAgaaaaatagatagaaaaagagaaccAATGAGAATATAGATCAATTTTGTGTGGCAGGTCATAGGAAGGAGAacaattttgtttggattgtaaattatatgaaatatttttactgtagcactttttgtgatgtgatgtatgtgagataaaaaggtgtattaaaaattgtaatgataataatgtaagcaaatatatttgatcAAATAATCTGTTGTCCAAACAAACTTAGATCTGATTGAGAAGCTTAGAACACCGACAAAGCACCGATTTGATTGGTCAGAATCTGAGACATATGGATTAGTCAACGACGACTGAGCATAATATGCTGACACGTGTCAACAGTCACGTTCCTAGTCAGGTGATGAACGAAGAACGATGAATAATAGGTCATTTTCTTATCTAAATGTATTGCTCCGAGGGCAGTGGACCCCACCCCTATCTTCCAAAGGCTAATTGGTGGGACGTCGCGTGAAGCAACGCGATCCAATGCGGACGGTGGCGGAAAAGTTGGGGATACGTCTCCCCAGTCCCCACGTTCGACGCCATCCGGACAAGCGACAGTCCGAGGGTTATCTGTCTGATCCGACACCTTTATCTTCACGCCCTCCAGGGTGCGTGCAATTTACTCTTCGCTATGTTTGGGTTAGTTCTGTTTGGgggatttttttgaaatattttattgtagtgTTATAGgtgaaaaaattttactgtaaatgAGTTTGTTCTTTGAGggtgtttttggtgttttaattttttttggtatttttgaagttatttttttgtattttttggtatttttgagattgtttttgacatttttttgtttatatattATTGTAACATTGCAcatgaaaaacttgtttttgaaaaaataatgaaaccaaaCGGAGCTCTTGTTATATA
The nucleotide sequence above comes from Coffea arabica cultivar ET-39 unplaced genomic scaffold, Coffea Arabica ET-39 HiFi ptg000200l, whole genome shotgun sequence. Encoded proteins:
- the LOC113719221 gene encoding uncharacterized protein → MLGAGLQFNRSRHGEDRFYSAARAHRSRNQSQNQDNLRRAQSDVTVSHSPQLPEAESPAGATGEEKSVAAELSKKVALRPSCNLERFLLSITPSVAAQYLSKTTMRGWRTCDVEFQPYFVLGDLWDSFREWSAYGAGVPLILNDSDGVVQYYVPYLSGIQLYGDSSRSLAKSRQLGEDSDGDYFRDSCSDGSSDYEHESGCINYSKQQRNYSGQAINGPPRIDQLSLRDNQLSFQEGFSSDESESGSSQGSLLFEYFERDQPYGREPLADKISQLALRFPELKTLRSCDLLSSSWISVAWYPIYRIPMGPTLRDLDACFLTFHSLHTSMTGFQSVPAPTLTYPGEMDGVPKISLPVFGLAHYKFKASLWIRNGGSERQLLNNLLQDAENWVSMRQVNHPDFLFFHRR